A single window of Desulfovibrio sp. G11 DNA harbors:
- a CDS encoding amidohydrolase family protein, with translation MHIDIHTHAFHPKIAHKAVEHLNGHYAVACAGNGTITNLLENERRAGIDMCVVLCAATAPAQVIPANNYAIRLQRAHPDSVIAFGTIHPGYAQWEAELDRMEAAGIRGIKLHPDFQGFWLSDPRLLPIFEAAQGRFIFEMHIGDKISPEKNPSCPYKLAAILDAFPRLQVIAAHFGGYRMWAHALKAFAGKERPNLWFDSSSTTPFATPMLVKTLLAAYPADRILFGTDWPLYDPLDEKHRLQEKGGLSDSMLERLMSNAATIPGLLPPQTGQAEQAIRH, from the coding sequence ATGCATATTGACATCCACACCCACGCCTTTCATCCCAAGATTGCGCACAAGGCGGTGGAACATCTGAACGGGCACTACGCCGTTGCCTGTGCGGGCAACGGCACCATAACCAACCTGCTGGAAAATGAGCGCAGGGCCGGTATCGACATGTGCGTGGTATTGTGCGCGGCCACTGCTCCCGCGCAAGTCATTCCGGCCAACAATTACGCCATCCGCCTGCAACGGGCACATCCGGACAGTGTGATTGCCTTCGGCACCATACACCCCGGCTACGCCCAGTGGGAGGCCGAGCTTGACCGCATGGAGGCCGCAGGCATACGCGGCATCAAGCTGCATCCGGACTTCCAGGGCTTCTGGCTCAGCGACCCGCGCCTTTTGCCTATCTTTGAGGCTGCGCAAGGACGCTTTATTTTTGAAATGCACATTGGGGACAAAATTTCTCCAGAAAAAAACCCCTCCTGCCCTTACAAGCTGGCTGCCATTCTGGACGCCTTTCCACGCCTTCAGGTCATAGCCGCGCACTTTGGCGGCTACCGCATGTGGGCGCATGCGCTCAAGGCTTTCGCCGGCAAGGAGCGCCCCAACCTGTGGTTTGACAGCTCAAGCACCACGCCGTTTGCCACACCCATGCTTGTAAAAACCTTGCTGGCCGCCTACCCCGCTGACAGGATACTTTTCGGCACGGACTGGCCGCTGTATGATCCCCTGGATGAAAAACACAGGCTTCAGGAAAAAGGCGGCCTGAGCGATAGCATGCTGGAACGGCTCATGAGCAACGCCGCAACCATACCGGGCCTGCTGCCCCCGCAAACCGGACAGGCGGAACAAGCCATCAGGCATTGA
- a CDS encoding FCD domain-containing protein codes for MTTVNTNNSSTERLQGRRRSIQRPRVHVEVLSCLLEDIQSGVYQVGQKLPSERELMEEFGVGRPAVREALSALARMGLIEVSPGMRARVCRLTLNPLLREMRATMEIYSSTHDGWRQMHELRQFFETAVARRMARHMTDEQMVELERILQKQRGLLDDSAIREFAEADIEFHRYLVNCVGNNFLDIVSDGFAGWLITPLYASMQVRQQSELAYEAHVRIFEALKKRDADAAEEAMRAHLEEMRGIYQVDVMSGTEKKPGKM; via the coding sequence ATGACTACCGTAAATACGAACAACAGCAGCACTGAAAGGCTGCAAGGCAGACGGCGCAGCATACAGCGTCCGCGTGTGCATGTTGAGGTGCTGTCCTGTCTGTTGGAAGATATACAGTCCGGCGTATACCAGGTAGGGCAGAAACTGCCGTCCGAGCGCGAGCTTATGGAAGAATTTGGTGTCGGCCGTCCGGCTGTGCGTGAGGCCTTGTCGGCGCTGGCGCGTATGGGACTTATAGAAGTTTCGCCCGGTATGCGGGCGCGGGTTTGCAGGCTTACACTCAACCCGCTGTTGCGCGAAATGCGCGCCACCATGGAAATATACTCGAGCACTCATGACGGCTGGCGGCAGATGCACGAACTGCGGCAGTTCTTCGAGACGGCCGTGGCCCGGCGTATGGCGCGCCATATGACGGATGAACAGATGGTCGAGCTTGAGCGCATACTGCAAAAACAGCGCGGTTTGCTGGACGATTCGGCCATACGGGAATTTGCCGAGGCTGACATCGAGTTTCACCGTTACCTTGTGAACTGTGTCGGGAACAATTTTCTGGATATTGTTTCCGACGGCTTTGCAGGCTGGTTGATTACTCCCCTGTACGCCTCCATGCAGGTACGGCAGCAGAGCGAACTGGCCTATGAAGCTCATGTGCGCATTTTTGAAGCCCTGAAAAAGCGTGATGCCGATGCTGCGGAAGAAGCCATGCGGGCGCATCTGGAAGAGATGCGCGGTATTTATCAGGTGGATGTCATGTCAGGCACGGAAAAAAAGCCGGGCAAGATGTAA
- a CDS encoding sigma-54-dependent transcriptional regulator codes for MSEKAHILIIDDEKNYLLVLQTLLEDEGYTVTAISDPETALAFLDESEVDVVVTDMKMPKVTGRQVLERVKKSWPYIPVLIMTAFGSIESAVELMKYGAFDYITKPFSNDELLLSIHNAVELARAHRQYRLLQEVMEDRYGVHKIVGRSRAIRDVLIMVERAAPSRSTVLITGESGTGKELIARAIHYTSPRKDNPFVSVNCMALNPGVLESELFGHEKGSFTGAVAMRRGRFEQADGGTLFLDEIAELTPDLQVKLLRVLQERRFERVGGGEEIEVDIRVVAATNKDLAAMVEKGTFRDDLYYRLNVVQIPLPPLRERREDIPLLVAHFVDKVCTDNTMPAKTFSTEALNYLTGYEWPGNIRQLENVVESCLVLVPGTVINVDNLPAEIRDEESQFKSAVDLLPVQLDLADTLEKIEAALIRRALVRADLVQVKAAEYLGISKSLLQYKLKKYAITGH; via the coding sequence ATGAGTGAAAAAGCGCATATTCTGATTATTGACGACGAAAAAAACTACCTTCTTGTTCTGCAGACCCTGCTGGAAGATGAAGGGTACACCGTTACCGCCATCAGCGATCCAGAAACGGCACTGGCCTTTCTGGATGAAAGCGAAGTGGACGTGGTGGTCACGGACATGAAGATGCCCAAGGTAACAGGGCGCCAGGTGCTGGAACGGGTCAAGAAAAGCTGGCCGTATATTCCCGTGCTTATCATGACGGCATTCGGCTCCATTGAAAGCGCTGTGGAGCTTATGAAGTATGGCGCTTTCGACTACATTACCAAGCCGTTTTCCAATGATGAACTGCTGCTTTCCATTCACAACGCGGTGGAACTTGCCCGCGCGCACCGGCAATACCGACTGTTGCAGGAAGTGATGGAAGATCGCTATGGCGTCCACAAGATTGTGGGGCGCAGCCGCGCCATACGTGATGTGCTTATCATGGTCGAGCGCGCCGCCCCCAGCCGGTCAACCGTGCTCATCACAGGTGAGTCGGGTACGGGCAAAGAGCTGATTGCCCGCGCCATCCACTATACAAGCCCGCGTAAAGACAATCCTTTTGTTTCGGTCAACTGTATGGCGCTCAATCCCGGCGTGCTTGAAAGCGAGCTTTTCGGGCATGAAAAAGGATCTTTTACCGGGGCAGTTGCCATGCGTCGGGGGCGTTTTGAGCAGGCCGACGGCGGCACGCTTTTTCTTGATGAAATCGCCGAACTGACGCCGGACCTTCAGGTCAAGCTGCTGCGGGTGCTTCAGGAGCGGCGCTTTGAGCGCGTTGGCGGAGGAGAGGAGATCGAGGTGGACATCCGCGTGGTGGCCGCCACCAATAAAGACCTTGCCGCCATGGTGGAAAAGGGCACGTTTCGTGATGACCTCTATTACCGGCTCAATGTGGTGCAGATTCCCCTGCCGCCTCTGCGCGAACGCCGGGAAGACATCCCGCTGCTTGTGGCTCACTTTGTAGATAAAGTCTGCACAGACAATACGATGCCTGCAAAAACCTTCAGCACCGAGGCTCTCAACTACCTAACGGGCTATGAGTGGCCTGGCAATATCCGTCAGCTTGAAAATGTGGTTGAAAGCTGTCTGGTATTGGTACCCGGTACTGTCATCAATGTTGATAATCTGCCCGCAGAGATTCGCGATGAAGAGTCGCAGTTCAAAAGTGCTGTGGACCTTCTGCCCGTACAGCTTGACCTGGCCGATACGCTGGAAAAAATTGAGGCCGCGCTTATCCGCCGTGCGCTGGTACGTGCTGACCTTGTTCAGGTTAAGGCGGCAGAATATTTGGGAATTTCAAAAAGCCTGCTGCAATACAAGTTGAAAAAATACGCCATAACCGGGCACTAG